A genome region from Populus alba chromosome 5, ASM523922v2, whole genome shotgun sequence includes the following:
- the LOC118036311 gene encoding uncharacterized protein has protein sequence MHDVVRSFAISFALREHHVLAVADEFKEWPTNDVLQQCTLQQCTAISLPFRKIPDLPAILECPNLRSFMLLNKDPSLQTPDNFFREMKELKVLDLTRVNLSPLPSSIQFLENLQTLCLDHCVLEDISIVGELKKLKVLSLISSNIVRLPREIGKLTRLLLLDLSNCERLEVISPDALSSLTRLEDLYMGNSFVKWETEGSSSQRNNACLSELKLLSNLITLDMQITDADNMPKDLFSSFQNLERFRIFIGDGWDWSVKDATSRTLKLKLNTVTQLEEGVNTLLKITEELHLQELNGVKSILNDLDREGFRQLRHLHVQNCPGVQYIINSMRTGPRTAFLNLDSLFLENLDNLEKICHGQLKEDSLGNLRILKVESCPRLKNLFSVSMARRLVRLEEITIIDCKIMAEVVAEESENDAADGEPIEFTQLRRLTLQWLPQFTSFHANVEESSDSQRRQKLVASDARSKEIVAGNELGTSTSLFNTKILFPNLEDLLLSSIKVQKIWHDQPAAQPPCVKNLASIAVESCSNLNYLLTSSMVESLAQLKSLEICNCESMEEIVVPEGIGEGKMMSKMLFPKLLSLVLVSLPKLTRFCTSNLLECHSLKMLMVGNCPELKEFISIPSSADVPVMSKPDNTKSAFFDDKVAFPDLEEFRIAEMDNLKVIWHSELHSDSFCKLKTLQVFLVKNLLNIFPSSMLGRFHNLENLFINCCDSVEEIFDLQVLINVEQRLDVTTSQLRVVRLTNLPRLKHVWNRDPRGVLSFDNLCTVHVGGCLSLRSLFPASVAQNLLQLEELQIVNCGVEEIVAKDEGLEEGPEFWFPKATDLNLEHLPELKRFYPGIHTSEWAGLKKLRVHHCEKIEIFPSEIKCSQEPCREDHMDIEGQQPLLSFRKIFPNLEDLYLESKDASALLKSLCPQDFYYKLKVLNLFCFHDALATFPIDLLPRFPKMEKLIVGCSSFRELLPSRLDGMEEHARVLSPIRYLELKTLPYLEHLWKSNSQLDQALQTLETLVVQNCGSLIYLAPSRASFQNLTNLDVWNCKRLVKLVTSTTAKSLAQLTRMKVVGCSMVTEIVANEEEGIKDEIVFRKLEILELHRLPSLTSFCSEKHSFDFPSLVEVAVSQCPGMKFFSNGALSTPKLRRVNFNDVEMKGFRGRNLNTTIQQLSTQTKAQIAESSSS, from the exons ATGCATGATGTTGTTCGAAGTTTTGCCATCTCTTTTGCATTAAGGGAACACCATGTGCTTGCTGTGGCAGATGAATTCAAAGAATGGCCAACCAATGATGTGCTTCAACAGTGCACGCTTCAACAGTGCACTGCAATCTCTTTGCCTTTCCGGAAAATTCCTGATCTTCCTGCAATATTAGAATGTCCAAATCTCAGGTCGTTTATGCTGCTGAACAAGGATCCCTCACTGCAAACACCAGACAACTTTTTCAGAGAAATGAAGGAGCTTAAAGTCTTGGATCTGACAAGAGTTAACCTTTCACCACTGCCTTCGTCAATTCAATTTCTTGAGAACCTTCAAACGCTGTGTTTGGATCATTGTGTTTTGGAAGACATATCTATAGTTGGAGAGCTAAAGAAGTTGAAAGTTCTCAGCTTAATTAGTTCTAATATTGTTCGTTTGCCAAGGGAAATAGGAAAATTGACTCGTCTGCTACTTCTAGATTTGAGCAATTGTGAAAGGCTTGAAGTAATATCACCAGATGCCCTTTCTTCCTTGACCCGGCTAGAAGATTTATATATGGGAAACAGCTTCGTGAAATGGGAGACTGAAGGATCAAGCAGTCAAAGAAACAATGCTTGCCTGTCAGAATTGAAGCTTCTGTCAAACTTAATTACCTTAGACATGCAAATTACAGATGCAGATAATATGCCCAAGGACTTGTTTTCGAGCTTTCAAAACTTGGAAAGGTTCAGAATATTTATTGGAGATGGGTGGGACTGGTCTGTTAAGGATGCAACCTCAAGAACTTTGAAACTCAAGCTCAATACTGTTACTCAGTTGGAGGAGGGGGTGAACACGCTGCTGAAGATCACCGAAGAACTTCATTTGCAAGAGCTGAATGGTGTTAAGAGTATCCTCAATGACTTGGACAGGGAAGGTTTCCGTCAGCTGAGGCATCTCCACGTCCAAAATTGTCCTGGAGTTCAATATATCATAAACTCGATGAGGACGGGTCCTCGAACTGCTTTTCTGAACTTGGACTCACTGTTTCTTGAAAATTTGGATAACTTGGAGAAGATCTGCCATGGCCAACTTAAGGAAGATTCGCTTGGAAACTTGAGAATTTTGAAGGTAGAAAGTTGTCCTAGGTTGAAGAATTTATTTTCAGTCTCCATGGCAAGAAGACTTGTGCGCCTTGAAGAAATCACAATAATTGATTGCAAGATCATGGCAGAGGTTGTTGCTGAGGAAAGTGAGAATGATGCTGCTGACGGTGAACCAATAGAGTTCACTCAATTACGTAGACTGACACTGCAATGGCTGCCTCAGTTCACAAGCTTTCACGCCAATGTCGAGGAATCTTCTGACTCGCAGAGAAGGCAGAAGCTAGTAGCAAGTGATGCGAGGTCAAAAGAAATTGTTGCGGGGAATGAGCTTGGGACTTCCACGTCACTTTTCAATACAAAG ATTTTATTCCCCAATTTGGAGGACCTGCTGCTCTCCTCCATCAAAGTGCAAAAGATATGGCATGACCAACCTGCTGCGCAGCCTCCCTGTGTTAAGAACTTAGCAAGCATTGCTGTGGAGAGTTGTAGCAATTTAAACTATTTATTGACTTCTTCTATGGTCGAAAGTCTTGCACAACTCAAAAGTCTTGAAATATGTAATTGCGAGTCCATGGAGGAAATAGTTGTTCCAGAAGGAATCGGAGAAGGTAAAATGATGAGCAAGATGCTATTCCCTAAACTACTCAGCCTAGTGCTCGTTAGTCTACCAAAACTCACAAGATTCTGCACCAGTAACTTGCTTGAATGCCACTCCCTGAAAATGCTGATGGTAGGGAATTGCCCTGAACTGAAGGAATTTATTTCCATCCCATCAAGTGCAGATGTCCCTGTCATGAGCAAACCTGACAACACAAAATCAGCTTTCTTCGATGACAAG GTTGCATTCCCTGACTTGGAGGAATTTCGAATTGCCGAAATGGATAATTTGAAGGTGATATGGCACAGTGAACTCCATTCTGATTCCTTTTGCAAACTGAAGACACTGCAGGTTTTTCTTGTAAAGAATTTACTGAATATTTTCCCTTCCAGTATGCTGGGAAGATTCCATAATCTAGAGAATCTGTTTATAAATTGTTGTGATTCAGTAGAAGAGATTTTTGATCTCCAAGTGCTCATAAATGTGGAACAAAGACTTGATGTTACAACCTCTCAATTGAGAGTTGTGCGTCTAACGAATCTTCCACGTCTGAAGCATGTTTGGAACAGGGATCCACGAGGAGTTCTTTCCTTCGATAACTTGTGTACTGTGCATGTCGGGGGATGTCTTAGTCTAAGAAGTCTCTTCCCTGCCTCTGTAGCCCAAAACCTTCTACAACTTGAAGAGCTTCAGATAGTAAATTGTGGAGTGGAGGAAATTGTTGCAAAGGATGAAGGACTAGAAGAAGGTCCTGAGTTTTGGTTTCCTAAAGCTACCGATCTGAATCTTGAACACTTACCAGAACTAAAGAGATTCTATCCAGGAATACATACATCAGAATGGGCGGGGTTGAAAAAGCTTCGGGTGCATCACTGtgagaaaattgaaatatttcctTCAGAAATCAAGTGCTCTCAGGAACCATGCAGGGAGGACCACATGGACATCGAAGGTCAGCAGCCACTTCTCTCATTTAGAAAG ATCTTCCCCAACTTGGAGGATTTATATTTGGAAAGCAAGGATGCATCGGCATTATTGAAAAGCCTGTGCCCTCAAGACTTCTATTACAAGCTCAAAGTTCTCAATCTGTTTTGCTTTCATGATGCACTTGCAACTTTTCCAATTGATCTGCTTCCGAGGTTCCCTAAAATGGAAAAACTTATTGTGGGATGTAGTTCGTTCAGAGAGTTGCTCCCGTCTAGACTTGATGGTATGGAGGAGCATGCAAGAGTTCTTTCACCGATACGATACTTAGAGTTGAAAACTCTTCCTTACCTAGAGCATCTATGGAAGAGCAATTCCCAACTGGACCAAGCTCTGCAGACTCTTGAAACTCTAGTGGTACAGAATTGCGGCAGTTTGATTTATTTAGCTCCATCGCGTGCTTCTTTCCAAAATCTAACAAATTTGGATGTGTGGAATTGCAAAAGATTAGTAAAATTAGTGACATCCACAACAGCAAAAAGTCTGGCGCAACTCACAAGAATGAAAGTAGTGGGTTGCAGTATGGTTACCGAAATAGTAGCAAACGAGGAAGAGGGAATAAAAGATGAGATTGTCTTcagaaaattagaaatattagaGCTTCATCGTTTACCAAGCCTAACTAGCTTTTGCTCAGAAAAACACAGCTTTGATTTCCCATCTCTGGTAGAAGTAGCTGTCAGCCAATGTCCTGGGATGAAGTTTTTCTCCAACGGAGCACTGAGCACTCCCAAGCTGCGGAGAGTTAATTTCAATGATGTAGAGATGAAAGGATTCCGGGGTCGAAATCTTAACACCACAATACAACAGTTGTCTACACAAACG AAAGCTCAAATTGCTGAAAGTTCATCATCGTAA
- the LOC118036310 gene encoding uncharacterized protein: MVTVQDREVYAGARDLQVHLERKAFARGNHDARRYSMLSDERDGHVEYQQTGSMHRDEFPCDLFMSEKEYGTHGLSGERRKLTPSHHIPSTLDPYQRDQEREHPLRQPDPTYRDTVPLQREGVLAVPLYLNQPYNSSGRCELPPAITSIPAASSGSALAALDPYTRDLYYTNHHGASSADAYVAPPRRDELSSGSYYVDGRRETYLFEADALRRREADQEGRLYSTHASDALSNYNRLLQYHGAKPETAPPSVSSRYSFAGPSVCYR, encoded by the coding sequence CAGGTCCATTTGGAAAGGAAAGCATTTGCTAGAGGCAATCATGATGCTAGGAGATACTCTATGCTCTCTGATGAAAGGGATGGACATGTTGAATACCAGCAGACGGGCTCTATGCACAGAGATGAGTTTCCTTGTGATTTATTCATGAGTGAAAAGGAATATGGAACGCATGGCCTTTCAGGAGAGAGAAGAAAGTTGACTCCCTCTCATCATATTCCATCCACTCTAGACCCATACCAGAGAGACCAGGAAAGAGAGCACCCTCTTAGACAGCCAGACCCTACATACAGAGACACTGTACCTTTGCAAAGAGAAGGCGTTCTGGCTGTTCCTCTCTACTTGAACCAGCCATATAATTCTAGTGGTAGATGTGAATTGCCACCAGCCATTACTTCGATACCTGCAGCTTCTTCTGGCTCTGCTCTTGCTGCTTTGGACCCATACACGAGGGATCTATATTATACTAACCATCATGGTGCTTCATCTGCAGATGCATATGTGGCACCTCCAAGGAGAGATGAACTTTCTTCAGGTTCCTATTATGTTGATGGTCGTAGAGAGACTTACCTATTTGAGGCAGATGCCTTGCGTAGGAGGGAAGCTGATCAAGAGGGTAGATTATACTCAACGCATGCTTCTGATGCATTGTCAAATTATAACAGGTTACTCCAGTACCACGGAGCCAAGCCTGAAACTGCACCTCCATCAGTTTCATCTCGGTACTCCTTTGCTGGGCCATCTGTCTGCTATCGCTAA